One region of Phragmites australis chromosome 18, lpPhrAust1.1, whole genome shotgun sequence genomic DNA includes:
- the LOC133898401 gene encoding senescence-specific cysteine protease SAG39-like, which yields MAILKALLFAVLGCAFFCSAVFAARELSNDSAMVARHEQWMTQYGRVYKDAAEKAQRFEVFKANIKFIESFNAARNRKFWLGVNQFADLTNDEFRATKTHKGFRPSTARFPTGFRYENVSIYALPATVDWKTKGAVTPIKDQGQCGCCWAFSAVAAMEGIVKLSTGKLISLSEQELVDCDVHGEDQGCEGGLMDDAFKFIIKNSGLTTESSYPYTAADGKCKSGSNSAATIKSYEDVPANDEAALMKAVAKQPVSVAVDGGDMTFQFYSGGVMTGSCGTDLDHGIAAIGYGQTSDGTKYWLMKNSWGTTWGENGYLRMEKDISDKKGMCGLAMEPSYPIE from the exons ATGGCCATCCTCAAGGCTTTGCTCTTCGCCGTTCTCGGCTGCGCCTTCTTCTGCAGCGCCGTCTTTGCGGCTCGCGAATTGAGCAATGACTCAGCCATGGTGGCCAGGCATGAGCAGTGGATGACCCAGTATGGCCGCGTTTACAAGGATGCCGCCGAGAAGGCACAGCGGTTCGAGGTGTTCAAGGCCAACATCAAGTTCATTGAGTCATTCAACGCAGCCCGCAACCGCAAGTTCTGGCTCGGCGTGAACCAGTTCGCCGACCTCACCAACGACGAGTTCAGGGCAACCAAGACCCACAAGGGGTTTAGGCCGAGCACGGCGAGGTTTCCCACCGGGTTTAGGTATGAGAATGTTAGCATCTATGCGCTTCCGGCAACTGTTGACTGGAAGACCAAGGGCGCTGTTACTCCTATCAAGGATCAAGGCCAATGTG GGTGTTGCTGGGCGTTCTCAGCTGTGGCTGCCATGGAGGGTATCGTCAAGCTCAGCACCGGCAAGCTCATTTCGCTCTCGGAGCAAGAGTTGGTGGATTGTGATGTTCATGGTGAGGACCAGGGCTGCGAGGGTGGTTTGATGGATGACGccttcaaattcatcatcaagAACAGCGGCTTAACCACGGAGTCCAGCTACCCTTACACGGCAGCAGATGGCAAGTGCAAGAGTGGATCCAACAGTGCCGCAACCATCAAGAGCTACGAGGACGTGCCGGCCAACGATGAGGCTGCCCTCATGAAGGCGGTGGCCAAGCAGCCTGTGTCGGTGGCAGTGGATGGAGGAGACATGACATTTCAGTTCTACTCTGGCGGTGTGATGACTGGCTCATGCGGCACTGACTTGGACCATGGGATTGCAGCCATTGGTTATGGACAGACAAGTGATGGCACAAAATATTGGCTGATGAAGAACTCATGGGGCACAACATGGGGTGAAAACGGTTACTTGAGAATGGAGAAGGACATTTCGGACAAGAAGGGCATGTGTGGCCTCGCCATGGAGCCTTCCTACCCAATCGAGTAG